Proteins from a single region of Apium graveolens cultivar Ventura chromosome 7, ASM990537v1, whole genome shotgun sequence:
- the LOC141673556 gene encoding F-box/kelch-repeat protein At3g23880-like: MQNTKKYNVEEKRKERNLQKKRNQLARSGVPGVTTAFLVFIYSYINFDQAFQVNVWIIFQIIDWGFYPLLSIDEKKTTAADLPEEVVRKEILTRLPIKSVVCFKSVSKSWFSLFSDPQFVKEHATKNPNDYDCLIVQKNISIFILSRYKETFFFCYGHYFLIGSINGLVCISNGKKLSLWNPAIHQSKESTVPVPPHRYCVSDYIGFGFDPASNNYKVVVLSVDKRSATIYCSNSDSWIDIYVPDNVFPKDKAYYSNKPPIIVKNCPYWTLVRYTHNRHPCNSMLGVMVFTSVSLIAVKFNVASNEFNLLPQLDIDTSVDAVRSFHYEFVDMEDCLTLIIYLGSSSKCMVDIYSLHGEDGSWFWSKMYDVGPCNFQARKMFVSPTQGFKYGGEFVFHEDGMFSCYDHKTLTTKRLLGTRFTYSPVFRCFRYMPGLVFLEGMKSVHLMTQNRTPGCCSRTPGRLINSLRD; encoded by the exons ATGCAGAACACAAAGAAATATAACGTGGAAGAAAAGAGGAAGGAAAGAAACTTACAGAAGAAAAGAAATCAACTGGCACGCAGTGGAGTTCCGGGAGTCACAACCGCTTTT TTAGTTTTTATTTATAGCTATATTAATTTTGATCAAGCTTTTCAGGTAAATGTATGGATTATCTTCCAGATTATCGATTGGGGATTTTATCCCTTATTATCTATTGATGAG AAGAAGACTACAGCGGCAGATCTGCCCGAGGAGGTAGTTCGGAAGGAGATACTTACACGCCTCCCAATAAAATCAGTGGTATGCTTCAAATCTGTATCTAAATCATGGTTTTCTCTGTTCTCGGATCCCCAATTTGTAAAAGAACATGCCACTAAAAACCCAAATGACTATGATTGCCTCATAGTGCAAAAGAACATCAGTATCTTCATCCTTTCGCGCTATAAAGAAACATTTTTCTTCTGTTATGGTCACTACTTTTTGATTGGTTCAATTAACGGTTTAGTTTGTATCAGTAATGGCAAGAAGTTGTCATTATGGAACCCAGCTATTCATCAATCTAAGGAATCCACTGTTCCAGTTCCACCTCACCGCTATTGTGTTTCAGACTACATCGGATTTGGTTTTGATCCTGCAAGTAACAATTATAAGGTTGTTGTTCTGTCAGTGGATAAAAGGTCTGCTACTATTTACTGCTCTAATTCTGATTCTTGGATTGATATATATGTTCCTGACAACGTGTTCCCTAAAGATAAAGCTTATTACTCAAATAAACCCCCTATCATTGTAAAGAATTGCCCCTATTGGACACTTGTCAGATATACACACAATAGGCATCCATGCAATAGTATGTTAGGAGTAATGGTTTTTACTTCTGTTTCCTTGATTGCTGTGAAGTTTAATGTTGCAAGTAACGAGTTCAACTTGTTGCCTCAACTTGATATTGATACAAGTGTAGATGCAGTGCGTTCATTTCATTACGAGTTCGTTGATATGGAAGATTGTCTTACTTTGATAATATATCTGGGAAGTTCTTCAAAATGTATGGTGGATATATATTCTTTGCACGGGGAAGATGGATCTTGGTTTTGGAGTAAGATGTACGATGTGGGACCATGCAATTTTCAAGCAAGAAAAATGTTTGTGTCACCTACACAAGGTTTTAAATATGGTGGTGAGTTTGTATTTCACGAGGATGGAATGTTTTCCTGCTATGATCACAAAACCCTTACAACCAAACGTCTTCTCGGTACAAGGTTTACATACTCACCCGTATTCAGGTGCTTTAGATATATGCCTGGTTTGGTTTTTCTTGAAGGAATGAAGTCTGTTCACTTAATGACCCAGAATCGTACACCTGGTTGCTGCTCTAGGACTCCCGGACGATTAATCAATTCATTAAGAGATTAA